Proteins from a genomic interval of Nasonia vitripennis strain AsymCx chromosome 3, Nvit_psr_1.1, whole genome shotgun sequence:
- the LOC107980940 gene encoding uncharacterized protein LOC107980940 yields the protein MFAIVLLLSMCAQLGFSAPNRCVMFCDEDQLSAGYAQQPIRQQPVQSSYNFFRPNYQRTYPGSVGLAPVPASGRLQNFNVQPTYGRTYQAQPAHTELLEPQGQVSAGFPSNVEGVIYHSSSDSHNSQTHGILRFPGVQTSKVIQYEPVRRQPCNEYLDPCAI from the coding sequence ATGTTCGCCATCGTTCTTCTGCTCTCCATGTGCGCCCAATTGGGCTTCTCAGCTCCCAACCGCTGCGTCATGTTCTGCGACGAAGACCAGCTATCCGCTGGCTACGCTCAGCAGCCAATTCGACAGCAGCCCGTTCAATCGTCCTATAACTTCTTCAGACCGAACTATCAGAGAACCTACCCGGGATCAGTCGGCCTAGCTCCTGTCCCTGCTAGTGGAAGACTCCAGAATTTCAATGTCCAGCCCACTTACGGACGCACCTACCAGGCCCAGCCGGCTCATACCGAACTCCTCGAACCTCAAGGCCAGGTTTCCGCCGGATTTCCCAGCAACGTCGAAGGTGTGATTTACCACAGCTCCAGCGATAGTCACAACTCTCAGACTCACGGAATCCTCAGGTTCCCCGGTGTACAGACTAGCAAAGTTATCCAGTACGAACCCGTCAGAAGACAGCCTTGTAACGAGTACCTTGATCCGTGCGCTATTTAA